A single Filimonas effusa DNA region contains:
- a CDS encoding alpha-N-arabinofuranosidase, which yields MKIACLHLKKRLSFAVLAAFSSVTCLSSATAQTQVLVNGYDPQQQISRHIYGHFSEHLGRCIYGGFWVGDSIKVPKQGGIRLDIVDALKKIKVPNLRWPGGCFADEYHWRDGIGPRNQRPKMVNTNWGGVTEDNSFGTHEFLELCDLLQCEPYIAGNVGSGTVEEMSKWVEYLNFDGLSPMTTIRKQNGREKPWKVEFWGVGNESWGCGGNMTPEYYANEFKRYATYARNYPGARLKRIASGANVADYNWTDVCMRNIPAGQMWGITLHHYTLPSGHWSDNKGSATAFEEKEYFTTMKSCLYMETLLNGHEAIMDKYDPAKKVALVVDEWGIWTNVEPGTNPGFLYQQNSMRDALVAASTLNIFNNHCNRVRMANLAQTINVLQALILTEKEKFLLTPTYHVFDLYKVHQDATLLPVQFKSPEYVSGNDKLPAVNISASKDKEGKVHLTIANIDPNKAIPLQLNLAGINFKKVTGQILTSPKFTDINTFAKPDLVKPAAFNNAVASGNTLQVQMPALSVVMLELN from the coding sequence ATGAAAATTGCTTGCCTGCATTTGAAAAAGCGTTTGTCTTTTGCTGTACTAGCTGCTTTTTCATCTGTAACCTGCTTGTCATCAGCTACTGCCCAAACCCAGGTTCTTGTAAATGGGTACGATCCTCAACAACAAATCAGCCGTCACATTTACGGCCATTTTTCTGAACATCTTGGAAGGTGTATCTATGGTGGCTTTTGGGTAGGCGACAGCATTAAAGTCCCCAAACAAGGGGGGATCAGGCTGGATATAGTAGATGCACTGAAGAAAATAAAAGTTCCCAACCTGCGTTGGCCTGGCGGCTGCTTCGCCGATGAATATCATTGGCGCGATGGTATTGGCCCCCGAAACCAGCGCCCTAAAATGGTAAATACCAACTGGGGCGGCGTTACTGAAGACAATAGCTTCGGTACGCATGAATTCCTCGAACTCTGCGACCTGCTGCAATGCGAACCTTATATCGCAGGTAACGTAGGTAGCGGCACCGTAGAAGAAATGAGCAAATGGGTAGAATACCTGAACTTCGATGGTTTAAGTCCCATGACCACAATCCGTAAACAAAACGGCCGCGAAAAGCCATGGAAAGTCGAATTCTGGGGTGTTGGCAACGAAAGCTGGGGATGCGGTGGTAATATGACCCCCGAATACTACGCCAACGAATTTAAACGCTATGCAACCTACGCCAGAAATTACCCGGGCGCAAGACTGAAAAGAATTGCCAGCGGCGCCAATGTTGCCGATTATAACTGGACAGATGTATGTATGCGCAACATCCCCGCCGGTCAGATGTGGGGCATAACCCTCCACCACTATACACTCCCTTCAGGACACTGGAGCGATAACAAAGGCTCCGCCACTGCATTCGAAGAAAAGGAATACTTCACTACAATGAAGAGCTGCCTTTACATGGAAACGCTTCTGAATGGTCATGAAGCCATCATGGATAAATATGATCCGGCAAAAAAGGTAGCCCTGGTAGTAGATGAATGGGGGATATGGACCAATGTGGAACCCGGCACCAATCCCGGTTTCCTGTACCAACAGAATAGTATGCGCGATGCCTTGGTTGCCGCAAGTACACTTAATATCTTCAATAATCACTGCAACCGTGTAAGAATGGCAAACCTGGCACAGACAATAAACGTACTGCAGGCCCTTATCCTTACCGAAAAAGAAAAGTTCCTGCTAACACCTACTTATCATGTATTTGATTTGTATAAAGTTCACCAGGACGCAACCTTATTGCCTGTCCAGTTTAAAAGCCCTGAATATGTTTCAGGCAACGATAAACTGCCTGCTGTGAATATCTCTGCCTCCAAAGACAAAGAAGGCAAAGTGCATCTCACCATTGCCAACATCGATCCCAACAAGGCTATTCCATTACAGTTGAATCTGGCCGGCATTAATTTTAAAAAGGTGACAGGCCAAATCCTAACTTCTCCTAAATTTACCGACATTAACACCTTTGCGAAACCTGACCTGGTAAAACCCGCAGCCTTTA
- a CDS encoding DUF4142 domain-containing protein, which yields MLRKNIITCLSLAIISMSVACNGGDDKAKEKDSKEVAEDVNEQKFTKDSSESNAQLLVDVAAANYHEIEMATIAKEKSKDNDIRTLSDMLIADHNKVLAEVKDMASKKSVTLPVAESDDSKKASQEFRDKKAADFNKDWVKAMTDAHEKSISKFESIVNDSKADGEMKTWAGNTLPALRAHLDKLTQLKAKFKE from the coding sequence ATGCTACGGAAAAACATTATTACCTGCCTGTCACTTGCCATTATTAGTATGAGTGTTGCGTGTAATGGCGGGGATGACAAAGCCAAAGAAAAAGACAGCAAAGAAGTTGCTGAAGATGTGAACGAACAAAAATTCACTAAAGACTCCAGCGAATCAAATGCACAGTTATTGGTAGATGTTGCTGCAGCCAACTATCATGAAATAGAGATGGCCACTATTGCGAAAGAAAAGAGCAAGGACAATGACATCCGCACTTTATCGGATATGCTCATAGCAGATCATAATAAAGTATTGGCTGAGGTAAAAGATATGGCATCGAAGAAAAGCGTTACGCTTCCTGTTGCAGAATCTGATGACAGTAAAAAAGCATCACAGGAGTTCCGGGATAAAAAAGCAGCCGATTTCAATAAAGACTGGGTAAAAGCGATGACAGACGCCCACGAAAAAAGCATCAGCAAATTTGAAAGCATTGTAAATGATTCTAAAGCCGACGGTGAAATGAAAACCTGGGCCGGCAATACCCTTCCTGCGTTACGTGCCCATTTGGATAAATTAACGCAGCTGAAGGCAAAATTTAAAGAGTAG
- a CDS encoding hybrid sensor histidine kinase/response regulator has product MPATNDVMPVQVLIVDDDEDDYMIIKDMLQAISYPVVTTWAYSYNDALAHVKSGKFDVFIVDFRLGGKTGLDLMSDAAQFHSDTPFIFLTGAGNAKIDAMAMKAGATDYLVKGEMNEEKLDRSIRYAIERSKVIAALRLSETKYRTVFENSKDAIFIADSSGVILQTNTVFREMLGFSVEEGGSFSIADLVTTDHQKALLNDIITHCKEIKDLETEFVLPDGVIKIGLLSISCSTNEKGDRFFQCFLHDITELRKSERNLFQAEKLAAVGRLVRTLAHEVRNPLNNINLSIDQMVELITDESLLTYTEIVSRNSGYINSLITELLHSLRHTEINIQRRPVHDIFYAAMAKVKDRLDLKGIQIKVALPPEDLYVNIDLDKMTSAFLNLLTNAIEAIDHDNGIITLSAERGKDAILVKIQDNGMGIPAESLGRLFEPYYTTKRNGMGLGMVATLNILQAHNATIEVRSEEKKGTLFTILFSIAA; this is encoded by the coding sequence ATGCCAGCAACGAATGATGTAATGCCAGTACAGGTTCTGATCGTAGACGATGATGAAGATGATTATATGATCATTAAAGACATGTTGCAGGCGATCTCCTATCCTGTGGTTACAACCTGGGCCTACTCTTATAACGATGCCCTTGCTCATGTAAAATCAGGTAAGTTCGACGTGTTTATTGTAGACTTCAGACTCGGCGGTAAAACAGGGCTTGATCTGATGTCCGACGCAGCACAGTTTCATTCCGATACACCCTTTATCTTCCTTACTGGTGCAGGTAATGCAAAGATCGATGCCATGGCCATGAAAGCCGGCGCTACCGATTACCTGGTGAAAGGCGAAATGAATGAAGAAAAGCTCGACAGAAGCATCAGGTATGCAATAGAACGGAGCAAAGTTATCGCTGCTCTTCGTTTAAGTGAAACAAAATACCGTACTGTATTTGAAAACTCAAAAGACGCGATCTTTATTGCCGATAGCTCAGGCGTGATCCTGCAAACAAATACAGTGTTCCGCGAAATGCTGGGATTCTCTGTAGAAGAAGGCGGCAGTTTTTCTATTGCCGACCTGGTAACTACCGATCATCAGAAAGCATTACTCAACGATATTATTACACACTGCAAGGAAATAAAAGACCTCGAAACCGAATTCGTTCTTCCCGATGGCGTCATTAAAATAGGACTTTTATCTATTTCATGCTCTACCAATGAAAAAGGGGACCGTTTCTTCCAGTGCTTCCTGCACGATATAACTGAGCTCCGTAAAAGTGAACGTAATCTCTTTCAGGCCGAAAAACTCGCGGCCGTAGGCAGGCTTGTTAGAACGCTGGCGCATGAAGTGAGAAACCCGCTCAACAATATTAATTTATCTATCGACCAGATGGTTGAGCTCATCACCGATGAAAGCCTGCTCACCTATACCGAAATTGTATCACGCAACTCCGGTTATATAAATTCCCTGATCACCGAGTTGTTGCATTCTCTGAGGCATACGGAGATCAATATTCAACGTAGGCCTGTTCATGATATATTTTATGCTGCAATGGCAAAAGTAAAAGACAGGCTGGACCTGAAAGGAATTCAGATTAAAGTGGCGCTGCCTCCGGAAGATCTCTATGTAAATATAGATCTCGATAAAATGACCTCTGCTTTTCTTAATCTGCTTACCAATGCAATAGAGGCTATTGATCATGACAACGGCATTATTACACTCTCCGCTGAAAGAGGGAAAGATGCTATCCTTGTTAAGATCCAGGACAATGGCATGGGAATACCCGCAGAAAGCCTGGGCCGGTTGTTTGAACCTTACTATACCACTAAGCGTAATGGCATGGGATTGGGCATGGTAGCTACCCTTAATATACTACAGGCGCATAATGCAACTATAGAAGTAAGGTCCGAAGAAAAGAAGGGTACTTTATTTACTATTTTGTTTTCAATTGCAGCGTAG
- a CDS encoding sensor histidine kinase yields the protein MPTALPFIENNMEHFTLEEIDVHDNEAYLQFGTWSYTIGKPVITWSDGMYLLFGYDPVQDKPALLVNHDLYYSHMFPEDIERAKKINASFNEYPGRYGWEFRIRDRQGRIKTLETNARIIRDNKGALLRVVGTTRDITDLRSYQEGLEGKIMELNRSNKELEEFAYIASHDLQEPLRKFNTFGERLHMKYADVLGDDGNFYLSRMMAAAGVMRALIENLLEYSRVTGSNHEFLKVSLDDIVKQVVSNQDLRIEEAGAAVVIENELPEIEAIASQMHQLFNNLLSNAIKFRRKDVKSQITISARKMQPGELSRWPLLQKKQVLRIEVKDNGIGFDQSDAQRIFQIFQRLHGKAEYEGTGIGLSICKRIVEMHNGIIYAEGRPDEGASFIILLPETR from the coding sequence ATGCCCACTGCATTACCTTTTATTGAGAACAACATGGAGCATTTTACCCTTGAAGAAATTGACGTGCATGATAATGAGGCGTATCTGCAGTTTGGAACCTGGTCTTATACCATTGGTAAGCCGGTTATTACCTGGTCCGATGGTATGTATCTGCTTTTTGGATACGATCCTGTGCAGGACAAGCCGGCGTTGCTGGTAAACCACGATCTGTATTATAGTCATATGTTTCCTGAAGATATTGAGCGCGCAAAGAAGATCAATGCTTCGTTCAACGAATATCCCGGGCGTTATGGCTGGGAGTTCCGCATCAGGGACCGGCAGGGCAGAATAAAAACCCTGGAAACAAATGCACGTATTATCCGCGATAACAAAGGTGCTCTATTACGCGTGGTGGGTACCACCCGCGATATTACCGACCTCCGTTCTTACCAGGAGGGCCTGGAGGGAAAGATCATGGAGCTCAACCGCTCTAATAAAGAACTGGAGGAGTTTGCCTATATCGCTTCACACGATCTGCAGGAGCCCTTGCGTAAGTTTAATACGTTTGGAGAAAGGCTGCATATGAAATATGCAGATGTGCTGGGCGATGATGGTAATTTCTACCTGTCCCGCATGATGGCGGCCGCAGGTGTCATGAGAGCACTCATTGAAAACCTGCTTGAATATTCACGTGTTACCGGCAGCAATCATGAATTCCTGAAAGTATCGCTCGACGATATCGTAAAACAGGTGGTGAGTAACCAGGACCTGCGTATCGAAGAAGCCGGTGCTGCGGTGGTCATCGAAAATGAACTTCCGGAAATAGAAGCTATTGCTTCACAAATGCACCAGCTTTTCAATAACCTGCTGTCTAACGCCATCAAATTTCGCCGTAAGGATGTAAAATCACAGATAACAATTTCCGCCAGGAAAATGCAGCCCGGAGAGCTTTCCCGATGGCCGTTGCTGCAAAAGAAACAGGTGTTAAGGATTGAGGTGAAGGACAATGGTATTGGCTTTGACCAGTCCGATGCACAACGCATCTTCCAGATCTTCCAGCGGCTTCATGGAAAAGCAGAATATGAAGGAACCGGTATTGGTCTCTCTATCTGCAAAAGAATTGTAGAAATGCATAATGGCATTATCTACGCAGAAGGAAGACCCGATGAAGGCGCTTCTTTTATTATTCTATTACCCGAAACCAGATAA
- a CDS encoding sigma-54-dependent transcriptional regulator, giving the protein MAKILVVDDDKDMCLLLERFLKKKNYEVVVAHSGKEALNCLFRNKIHLILCDYKLEDVTGAELLTSIKNDYPDIPVIIITAYSDIKTAVDAIKKGALDYVTKPLFPDEILLTIEKALRTGAGAAHQPVTEGTLAARNQSADNSKDPIRLSDNFVAGKSPLFKNILEQVRRVAPTDYSVIIYGESGSGKEVLAKEIHQQSRRAKSPFVAVDCGALSRELAGSELFGHEKGSFTGAVGQKVGIFEMADGGTVFLDEIANLSYDIQVSLLRAVQERKIRRVGGNKDIDFNVRIIVASNEELWEAAKKGKFREDLFHRFNEFSIKIPPLRERREDVLQFATHFLHQANEELNKNIKGFTPEVEDVLKKYIWHGNLRELKNVIKRTSLLTDGDYIELISLPFEVTNFAKLNFDVADEGNAAAAAPAKETRETHEEIIPKREETLGENSLRDAAADAEYMTILKALKEVNFNKSKAARLLNVDRKTLYNKIKQFDANNNR; this is encoded by the coding sequence ATGGCTAAAATTCTCGTCGTAGACGATGACAAAGACATGTGCTTGCTTCTGGAACGTTTTCTAAAGAAGAAGAATTATGAGGTAGTGGTAGCCCATTCCGGTAAAGAAGCATTGAATTGCCTTTTCAGGAATAAGATCCATCTCATACTTTGCGACTATAAACTGGAGGATGTTACCGGTGCAGAATTACTTACTTCAATAAAGAACGACTATCCCGACATCCCGGTCATTATCATCACTGCCTACAGCGATATCAAAACAGCTGTTGACGCTATCAAAAAAGGTGCGCTCGATTATGTTACCAAGCCGCTTTTCCCCGATGAAATTTTGCTTACTATAGAAAAGGCCTTGCGTACAGGAGCCGGAGCAGCACATCAGCCTGTAACCGAAGGTACGCTTGCCGCAAGAAACCAGTCTGCCGATAACTCGAAAGACCCTATTCGTCTCTCCGATAATTTTGTTGCAGGCAAAAGCCCGCTGTTTAAAAATATACTGGAACAGGTGCGCAGGGTGGCCCCTACCGATTACAGTGTGATCATTTACGGTGAGAGCGGTAGTGGTAAAGAAGTGCTTGCGAAGGAAATACACCAGCAAAGCAGGAGGGCTAAAAGCCCGTTCGTGGCTGTTGACTGTGGCGCATTATCACGCGAACTTGCAGGAAGCGAATTGTTTGGCCACGAAAAAGGCTCCTTCACCGGTGCAGTTGGACAAAAGGTAGGCATCTTTGAAATGGCCGATGGTGGCACTGTTTTCCTGGATGAAATAGCCAACCTTTCTTACGACATACAGGTGTCTTTGCTGAGAGCCGTTCAGGAGCGTAAGATCAGAAGGGTAGGAGGTAACAAAGACATCGATTTCAACGTACGTATTATCGTAGCGAGTAACGAAGAACTGTGGGAAGCTGCTAAAAAAGGCAAGTTCCGTGAAGACCTCTTTCACCGTTTCAATGAATTCAGCATTAAAATACCGCCATTGCGTGAACGCAGGGAAGACGTGCTTCAGTTTGCAACGCATTTCCTGCATCAGGCGAATGAAGAGCTGAATAAGAATATCAAAGGATTTACACCTGAAGTAGAAGATGTACTGAAGAAATATATATGGCACGGCAACCTGCGCGAACTCAAGAACGTGATCAAGCGTACTTCCTTGCTGACCGATGGTGATTATATAGAATTGATTTCGCTGCCTTTTGAAGTTACCAACTTTGCGAAGCTGAATTTTGATGTGGCGGATGAAGGCAATGCAGCAGCAGCTGCTCCGGCTAAGGAAACACGGGAAACGCATGAAGAAATTATTCCCAAAAGAGAAGAAACGCTGGGGGAAAACAGCTTACGCGACGCTGCGGCAGATGCAGAATATATGACAATATTGAAGGCGCTGAAAGAGGTGAACTTTAATAAGAGCAAGGCAGCCAGGTTATTAAATGTAGACAGGAAAACCCTGTACAACAAGATCAAGCAGTTCGATGCCAATAATAACCGTTAA
- the rpoN gene encoding RNA polymerase factor sigma-54, protein MIHQQLGQKGQLKVLPQKIQFLNFLYLNRQELEMRIQNELIENPLLDLAPATDTGPESSEAVADFKGLEEYMYDDIPDYKAEYQNYLPDNAAVDKPVEDTVDFREDLKKQLRLVEADADIHEAGDYVIDSLNEHGMLDADAEALAEEYSFQVERFIDTATMQKAIDIVKTLEPPGVGAASVRESLLLQLQRTRKDPVCRKACTLLESYYDLLTAGSFDKVRTQMGLDEEEFQIVMQYITRFNPHPMVTTDQLQEKKQFIIPDLFLTSEDDRLVVSLNNPYSGRLSVGDYKLANVNSTPKEQKQAKQYISNKTTAASWFIGAVQQREATMLKIMEAIVAFQEAYFRTGDTDQLRPMILKQVADKAGVDISTVSRATANKYVETEFGMVSLKRLFSEGVHNTAGEVVSNRIIRDKIAAIIDGENKQQPHTDQQLADILRQNGIVIARRTVTKYREQLQLPVAQLRKLSASIQPK, encoded by the coding sequence ATGATACATCAGCAGTTAGGACAGAAGGGGCAGTTGAAAGTGTTGCCACAAAAAATACAATTTTTAAATTTTTTATATCTGAACAGGCAGGAATTGGAGATGAGAATACAAAATGAATTGATAGAAAACCCTTTACTCGATCTGGCGCCCGCCACCGATACCGGTCCGGAATCATCGGAGGCTGTGGCAGATTTCAAGGGGCTGGAAGAATATATGTATGACGATATCCCGGATTATAAGGCAGAATATCAGAATTATCTGCCCGATAATGCGGCGGTAGACAAGCCTGTGGAAGATACGGTCGATTTCAGAGAAGATCTTAAAAAGCAGCTTCGGCTGGTGGAGGCAGATGCCGATATCCACGAGGCGGGGGATTACGTGATAGACTCGCTCAATGAACATGGCATGCTCGATGCCGATGCAGAGGCGCTGGCAGAAGAATATTCTTTCCAGGTGGAACGGTTTATAGACACCGCCACCATGCAGAAAGCGATAGATATTGTAAAAACGCTTGAACCTCCCGGGGTAGGCGCCGCATCTGTTCGCGAGAGCCTGCTTTTGCAGTTACAGCGTACCAGGAAAGATCCGGTTTGCCGCAAAGCGTGTACATTGTTGGAGAGCTACTACGACTTGCTTACCGCAGGCAGTTTTGATAAGGTAAGAACCCAGATGGGATTAGACGAAGAAGAATTCCAGATTGTGATGCAATATATCACCCGCTTTAATCCGCATCCTATGGTAACAACAGATCAGTTGCAGGAAAAGAAACAGTTTATTATTCCGGATCTGTTTTTAACAAGTGAAGATGACCGTTTGGTGGTAAGCCTTAACAATCCTTATAGCGGCAGGCTCAGCGTTGGTGATTATAAACTCGCCAACGTAAATAGTACTCCCAAAGAACAAAAACAGGCAAAACAGTACATTTCAAATAAAACAACCGCTGCCAGTTGGTTTATAGGTGCTGTACAGCAAAGAGAGGCTACAATGCTGAAGATCATGGAAGCCATAGTTGCTTTCCAGGAAGCTTATTTCAGAACTGGTGATACCGACCAGTTAAGACCAATGATCCTGAAACAGGTGGCAGATAAAGCGGGCGTGGATATTTCCACCGTGTCAAGGGCTACTGCCAATAAATATGTAGAAACAGAATTCGGAATGGTATCCCTGAAGCGCTTGTTCTCCGAAGGAGTGCATAATACAGCTGGCGAAGTTGTAAGCAACAGGATTATCAGGGATAAAATAGCTGCTATCATCGACGGTGAAAACAAACAACAACCGCATACCGATCAGCAGTTGGCCGATATCTTAAGGCAAAACGGTATTGTTATTGCCCGCAGAACGGTTACAAAATACAGGGAACAGTTACAACTGCCTGTTGCTCAGTTAAGGAAATTATCAGCATCTATACAACCTAAATAA
- a CDS encoding response regulator yields MECILHEGGLDISDELQLEMKPYRILIIDDEADFCLLLKNYLARLGHEVDTANTLQDGLNAVQSFSPDIIFLDNHLPDGLGWQQVPFIKKIFPSTHINLMSAYYTHLAHLQNYPDVTFIEKPIALKDITRLLVRD; encoded by the coding sequence ATGGAATGCATATTGCATGAAGGTGGATTAGATATTTCTGACGAATTACAATTAGAAATGAAACCTTACCGGATATTGATTATAGATGACGAAGCTGATTTCTGCCTGCTACTAAAAAACTATCTGGCAAGATTAGGACATGAGGTAGATACAGCCAATACCCTTCAGGATGGCCTTAACGCTGTTCAATCGTTTTCCCCTGATATTATTTTCCTTGACAACCATCTTCCTGATGGTCTCGGCTGGCAACAGGTGCCTTTCATCAAGAAAATCTTCCCTTCCACTCATATCAATCTTATGAGTGCTTATTATACCCATCTTGCACACCTGCAGAATTACCCCGATGTAACGTTCATAGAAAAGCCCATTGCTTTAAAAGATATTACCAGGTTGCTCGTCAGGGACTAG
- a CDS encoding type 1 glutamine amidotransferase: MEVRIALLDLYNGQANEGMRCLRAIVNEWAEKNNFQLVLNEYDVRRKIQLPGLSYQIYISSGGPGSPLTTNEAWEKAYFNWLHTVETYNLNRDILPAKHVFLICHSFQLACRHYELATVCKRHSEAFGVFPVHPTEAGKNDKLLEELADPFYAMDSRLYQVISPDAEKMKNMGAAVLAIEKERPHVPYERALMAIRFSPYCVGTQFHPEADAEGMSRYLLRSDKKKKIIETYGQEKWQSMVTQLDDPDKIRWTYDHLLSVFLDQAIANHL, translated from the coding sequence ATGGAGGTAAGAATAGCTTTACTGGATCTATATAACGGGCAGGCGAATGAAGGAATGCGCTGTCTGAGGGCTATTGTAAATGAATGGGCCGAAAAAAATAATTTCCAGCTCGTATTGAATGAATACGATGTTCGCAGGAAAATACAACTACCAGGTCTTTCTTACCAGATCTATATTTCTTCCGGTGGTCCCGGTTCACCGCTTACAACCAATGAGGCCTGGGAAAAGGCCTATTTCAACTGGCTGCATACCGTAGAAACTTACAACTTAAACAGGGACATATTGCCGGCAAAACATGTATTTCTTATTTGTCATAGCTTTCAGCTGGCATGCCGGCATTATGAATTAGCAACGGTATGCAAACGCCATTCGGAGGCTTTTGGCGTATTTCCTGTTCATCCTACCGAAGCAGGTAAAAATGATAAGTTACTGGAAGAACTGGCAGATCCTTTTTACGCTATGGACTCCAGACTATACCAGGTGATTTCGCCGGACGCTGAGAAGATGAAGAACATGGGAGCAGCAGTTCTTGCCATTGAAAAGGAAAGACCACATGTACCCTACGAGAGGGCATTAATGGCCATACGTTTCAGCCCTTATTGCGTAGGAACGCAGTTTCATCCCGAAGCAGATGCGGAAGGTATGAGCCGCTACCTGCTGCGAAGCGATAAGAAAAAGAAGATCATTGAAACGTATGGCCAGGAGAAATGGCAAAGCATGGTGACACAGCTGGATGATCCGGATAAGATCAGGTGGACTTACGATCACCTATTATCTGTATTCCTGGATCAGGCCATAGCCAATCATCTATAA
- the surE gene encoding 5'/3'-nucleotidase SurE, translated as MRILVTNDDGIYSPGLKCLAAVAAKFGEVVVVAPDVEQSSMGHAITATRPLSYRKSPVDFDGIPAYKVNGTPADCVALGTHLWNTTDLVLSGINMGLNLGNGMWHSGTLAAAKQAVLLGVTGIALSMPYDNTPPEFDAIVPFVEKSLEMVLENKELTLANINFPKQPRGMRWTRQSVRLYDGKIMPGTDPLGRKHYWFTVVPLEAAEEGTDRHAVENGYVSVTPLRLDLTNEAQLAKALKQQTV; from the coding sequence ATGAGAATACTGGTAACCAATGACGATGGGATCTATAGTCCCGGCCTGAAATGCCTGGCTGCAGTGGCGGCTAAATTTGGCGAAGTAGTAGTGGTAGCGCCTGATGTGGAGCAGTCTTCAATGGGACATGCTATTACCGCTACAAGGCCCCTTTCTTATCGTAAATCACCTGTAGATTTTGATGGCATCCCGGCCTATAAAGTAAACGGTACTCCGGCTGATTGCGTAGCACTGGGTACGCATCTTTGGAACACCACCGATCTGGTGCTTTCCGGCATTAATATGGGCCTTAACCTGGGAAATGGTATGTGGCATTCCGGAACACTGGCCGCTGCCAAACAGGCGGTATTGCTGGGCGTTACGGGAATTGCGTTAAGTATGCCATACGATAATACGCCGCCAGAGTTCGATGCCATTGTTCCTTTTGTGGAAAAATCGCTTGAAATGGTGCTCGAAAACAAAGAATTAACATTGGCAAATATCAATTTTCCAAAACAGCCCAGAGGGATGCGATGGACAAGGCAGTCTGTAAGGCTCTACGATGGTAAGATCATGCCGGGAACCGATCCGCTGGGGCGTAAGCATTACTGGTTTACCGTGGTGCCGCTTGAGGCAGCAGAAGAGGGAACCGACAGGCATGCAGTTGAAAATGGTTATGTATCCGTAACGCCGCTGCGTCTCGATCTTACAAACGAAGCACAACTGGCCAAAGCCTTGAAGCAGCAAACGGTATAG
- a CDS encoding diacylglycerol/lipid kinase family protein, with amino-acid sequence MKKAQLHHNPGAGDEGLSEEALCAILREEGFECRQFATENDFIIVAGGDGTVRKTVKELLERDHTASIPPLALLPMGTANNIARAISIEGSIKEIIRSWHQRHMRNYDTGSVKGVPGSFFFLEGLGCGVFPQLIKNMEPIDDQIEHLDTPAKLKTALKELHRLIPQFEALDATLQINDITYKGRYLMIEILNIRSVGPNLLLAPHADPGDGFLDVILVPEEDRFKLALYVEEQLKDIPSRFPFPAIQCREMTLEIPAALLHIDDQLTTITQKTNIQILLQPGRLSFLV; translated from the coding sequence ATGAAAAAAGCACAGTTGCATCATAACCCAGGCGCCGGAGATGAGGGACTTAGCGAAGAGGCATTATGCGCCATTTTACGTGAAGAGGGCTTTGAGTGTAGACAATTTGCAACAGAAAATGATTTCATTATTGTTGCCGGTGGCGATGGTACGGTTCGCAAAACTGTTAAAGAGTTGCTGGAGCGCGATCATACTGCATCTATCCCTCCCCTGGCATTATTGCCAATGGGTACAGCAAATAATATCGCCAGGGCTATATCGATAGAAGGCTCTATAAAAGAAATTATCAGGAGCTGGCACCAGCGCCATATGCGTAACTATGACACAGGATCTGTAAAGGGAGTACCAGGCTCTTTCTTCTTTCTTGAAGGACTTGGATGTGGTGTATTTCCACAGCTTATAAAAAATATGGAGCCTATTGATGACCAGATAGAACATCTGGATACTCCTGCAAAGCTAAAGACTGCATTGAAAGAATTGCACCGGCTTATTCCTCAATTCGAAGCATTGGACGCCACTCTTCAAATAAATGATATTACTTATAAAGGACGGTACCTGATGATCGAAATCCTGAATATAAGATCGGTAGGTCCCAATTTATTACTGGCACCCCATGCCGACCCCGGAGACGGCTTTCTGGATGTGATATTAGTTCCCGAAGAAGATCGTTTCAAGCTGGCGCTATATGTAGAAGAGCAATTAAAAGATATTCCTTCCAGGTTTCCGTTCCCTGCAATACAATGCCGGGAAATGACGCTGGAAATACCTGCCGCTCTTTTACATATAGATGATCAGCTGACTACAATAACGCAGAAAACCAATATACAGATCCTGTTACAACCAGGAAGGCTATCGTTCCTGGTATAG